One segment of Theobroma cacao cultivar B97-61/B2 chromosome 9, Criollo_cocoa_genome_V2, whole genome shotgun sequence DNA contains the following:
- the LOC18589300 gene encoding afadin- and alpha-actinin-binding protein isoform X2 yields MPATDAALDLRPAPHSAFSIGEYTFADAGNLEHCAKYLNQTLVTFGFPASLDLFANDPISIARTCNCIYSLLQQRQRDIEFRESANEQRQRLLSDISRLEAKVERLEAQLQAKDREIATITRTEAKNTAAFKAQIEKLQQERDEFQRMVIGNQQVRTQQIHEMKKKEKEYIKLQERLNQVLMEKKKESRSGMEIMNLLQKEGRQRGTWNGKKADNDFYKKIVDAYEAKNQELMAENADLRALLRSMQVDMRDFFNAPNGLSKQSLPVSERQENDPSQSPLGGRTDVFDLPFHMARDQIEESLRTKMASIKERMVQLQDAQKGAEVTSEATERELELEAQLVEARSIIQEQASIMSKHLAKAERPRESIISSPAEGV; encoded by the exons ATGCCAGCAACTGATGCAGCCTTGGATCTTCGG CCGGCTCCGCACTCGGCCTTCTCCATTGG AGAGTACACATTTGCGGATGCTGGAAACTTGGAGCACTGTGCGAAGTACTTGAACCAGACGCTCGTTACCTTCGGCTTTCCAGCATCTCTCGATCTCTTTGCCAATGATCCG ATTTCGATCGCTAGGACTTGCAATTGCATTTATTCATTGCTTCAGCAGAGACAGCGCGACATTGAATTTAGAGAGTCTGCTAATGAACAAAGACAACG ATTGTTGTCGGATATATCAAGACTAGAGGCCAAAGTTGAGAGGCTTGAGGCACAGTTGCAAGCTAAAGATAGAGAGATAGCAACAATTACCAGAACG GAAGCCAAAAATACAGCAGCCTTTAAGGCACAGATTGAGAAGCTACAGCAAGAAAGGGATGAATTTCAAAGGATGGTGATTGGGAATCAG CAAGTGAGAACTCAACAAATTCatgaaatgaagaagaaggaaaaggagTACATAAAGTTGCAG GAGAGACTAAACCAAGTCTtaatggagaagaagaaggaatcaAGATCAGGAATGGAAATAATGAATTTGCTTCAG AAAGAAGGGCGGCAACGTGGAACTTGGAATGGGAAGAAGGCAGATAATGATTTCTACAAGAAGATT GTGGATGCCTATGAGGCaaaaaatcaagaattgaTGGCAGAAAATGCTGATTTAAGAGCATTATTGCGATCAATGCAG GTAGATATGCGTGATTTCTTTAATGCTCCAAATGGTTTGTCAAAGCAATCCTTGCCTGTCAGTGAAAGACAAGAAAATGATCCCTCACAATCTCCATTGGGTGGGAGGACG GATGTCTTTGACCTTCCTTTTCACATGGCTAGGGATCAAATAGAAGAAAGTCTTCGCACTAAGATGGCTTCTATAAAG GAGCGCATGGTTCAATTACAAGATGCACAAAAAGGTGCAGAAGTCACTTCTGAAGCAACAGAGAGGGAGCTTGAGCTTGAAGCTCAACTTGTTGAAGCAAGGAGCATAATCCAGGAGCAG GCATCCATTATGTCCAAACATCTTGCTAAGGCAGAGAGACCAAG GGAATCTATTATTTCATCACCAGCTGAG GGGGTATAA
- the LOC18589301 gene encoding pentatricopeptide repeat-containing protein At5g64320, mitochondrial: MFRRSKNLALHVRKNLQSVSKTHFSVCSSKYYSKSNQSESENEWERLLKPFDLDELRKSFNKITPYQLCKLLELPLDVPTSLKLFHWAGSQKGYCHTFDVYYVLIDKLGAAKEFKVIDSLLMQMKEEGVVFKESLFILIMKYYGTAGFPGQATRLLLDIKSVYSCEPTVRSYNVVLDILVAGNCHKVAPNVFYDMLNKGISPNVYTFGLVMKALCIVNEVDSACSLLRDMTKHGCVPNSVVYNTLIHALSKSNRVNEALKLLEEMFLMGCSPDVQTFNDVIHGLCKLYRIHEAVKVVDRMLLRGFIPDELTYGFLMQGLCKTGQVDEARALLDKVPSPNIVLFNTLINGYVASGRFDEAKAVVYDIMLSIGCKPDVFTFNILIHGLCKKGCLGSALELVNEMEGKGCKPNVITYSILIDGLCKEGRLLEAGDVLNEMSAKEVSLNTVGYNTLISALCRNGKIHEAREMLGEMSSKGCKPDIFTFNSLIFGLCKVDQMEAAMGLYRDMLVVGVIANKVTYNTLIHAFLRNGEIQEALKLVNEMLFRGCLLDAITYNGLIKALCKAGAIDKGLGLFEEMIRKGLVPSSISCNILINGLCKARKVHNALEFLREMIHRGLTPDIVTYNSLINGLCKAGRIREALSLFDKLKVEGIYPDAITYNTLISWHCKEGVFDEACLLLHRGVEYGFVPNDVTWFILVSNCVKEGQKESFSSPFNV, encoded by the coding sequence ATGTTCAGAAGGTCAAAAAACCTTGCATTACATGTCAGAAAAAACCTGCAATCTGTTTccaaaacccatttttcagttTGCTCATCTAAATATTATTCCAAGAGCAATCAATCAGAGTCTGAAAATGAATGGGAGAGATTACTCAAACCATTTGACCTCGATGAACTTCGAAAGTCATTCAATAAGATTACTCCTTATCAGCTTTGTAAATTACTTGAATTGCCACTTGATGTTCCCACATCTTTAAAGTTGTTTCATTGGGCTGGTTCCCAGAAAGGCTACTGCCATACATTTGATGTGTATTATGTTCTTATCGATAAACTTGGGGCAGCTAAGGAATTTAAGGTCATAGATAGCTTATTGATGCAAATGAAAGAAGAAGGGGTTGTTTTTAAAGAATCCCTTTTCattttgatcatgaaatattaTGGAACAGCTGGTTTCCCTGGTCAGGCTACTAGGTTGTTGTTGGATATAAAGAGTGTTTATTCTTGTGAACCAACAGTTAGGTCTTACAATGTTGTCTTGGATATTCTGGTGGCTGGCAATTGCCATAAAGTTGCACCGAATGTTTTCTATGACATGTTAAATAAAGGTATTTCTCCCAATGTTTATACATTTGGTTTGGTTATGAAAGCACTTTGTATCGTTAATGAAGTGGATTCTGCTTGCTCGCTGCTTAGGGATATGACGAAACATGGATGTGTGCCAAATTCAGTGGTTTACAATACTTTGATACATGCATTGTCAAAAAGCAACAGGGTTAATGAGGCACTGAAACTTTTGGAGGAAATGTTTCTGATGGGTTGCAGTCCTGATGTTCAGACTTTTAATGATGTTATCCATGGCCTCTGCAAGCTCTACCGTATTCATGAGGCAGTAAAAGTGGTTGATCGGATGCTTCTCCGGGGCTTCATCCCTGATGAATTGACTTATGGGTTCTTAATGCAAGGGTTATGCAAAACAGGCCAAGTTGATGAAGCAAGGGCATTATTAGACAAAGTGCCCAGCCCAAACATTGTTCTCTTCAATACCTTGATAAATGGATATGTGGCAAGCGGACGGTTTGATGAAGCTAAGGCTGTTGTGTATGATATCATGTTAAGTATTGGCTGCAAGCCTGATGTTTTTACATTTAACATTCTGATTCATGGACTTTGCAAGAAAGGATGTCTAGGTTCAGCTCTTGAATTGGTTAATGAGATGGAGGGCAAGGGATGCAAGCCCAACGTGATAACGTACTCAATTTTGATTGATGGATTATGCAAGGAAGGTCGACTATTGGAAGCTGGTGATGTTCTGAATGAAATGTCTGCAAAAGAAGTCAGCCTGAATACTGTGGGATATAATACTCTGATAAGTGCATTATGCAGGAATGGGAAGATTCATGAAGCTCGGGAAATGCTTGGTGAAATGTCAAGCAAAGGATGTAAGCCTGATATATTTACCTTTAATTCACTAATATTTGGTTTATGCAAGGTCGATCAAATGGAAGCGGCTATGGGACTGTATCGTGATATGTTGGTTGTGGGTGTTATTGCAAACAAAGTAACATACAACACACTAATTCATGCTTTTCTGAGGAATGGTGAGATCCAAGAAGCGCTTAAGCTTGTAAATGAAATGTTATTTAGAGGATGCCTTCTTGATGCAATCACTTACAATGGTCTGATAAAGGCACTTTGCAAAGCTGGGGCAATTGATAAAGGCTTGGGATTGTTTGAAGAAATGATAAGGAAGGGACTGGTTCCGAGTAGCATTTCTTGTAATATATTAATCAATGGCCTTTGTAAGGCCAGGAAGGTACATAATGCACTTGAgtttctaagagaaatgattCATCGAGGTTTGACGCCAGATATAGTAACTTATAACAGCCTTATAAATGGTCTTTGCAAAGCTGGACGCATAAGGGAGGCATTGAGTCTGTTTGACAAATTAAAAGTTGAAGGGATTTATCCTGATGCTATTACTTATAATACTTTGATTAGTTGGCACTGCAAAGAGGGTGTGTTTGATGAGGCCTGTTTACTTCTACATAGAGGTGTGGAGTATGGCTTTGTACCCAATGATGTGACTTGGTTTATTTTGGTCAGCAACTGTGTCAAAGAAGGTCAAAAGGAGAGTTTTTCATCTCCATTTAATGTGTAG
- the LOC18589300 gene encoding afadin- and alpha-actinin-binding protein isoform X1, whose amino-acid sequence MPATDAALDLRPAPHSAFSIGEYTFADAGNLEHCAKYLNQTLVTFGFPASLDLFANDPISIARTCNCIYSLLQQRQRDIEFRESANEQRQRLLSDISRLEAKVERLEAQLQAKDREIATITRTEAKNTAAFKAQIEKLQQERDEFQRMVIGNQQVRTQQIHEMKKKEKEYIKLQERLNQVLMEKKKESRSGMEIMNLLQKEGRQRGTWNGKKADNDFYKKIVDAYEAKNQELMAENADLRALLRSMQVDMRDFFNAPNGLSKQSLPVSERQENDPSQSPLGGRTDVFDLPFHMARDQIEESLRTKMASIKERMVQLQDAQKGAEVTSEATERELELEAQLVEARSIIQEQASIMSKHLAKAERPRESIISSPAEVFLVETS is encoded by the exons ATGCCAGCAACTGATGCAGCCTTGGATCTTCGG CCGGCTCCGCACTCGGCCTTCTCCATTGG AGAGTACACATTTGCGGATGCTGGAAACTTGGAGCACTGTGCGAAGTACTTGAACCAGACGCTCGTTACCTTCGGCTTTCCAGCATCTCTCGATCTCTTTGCCAATGATCCG ATTTCGATCGCTAGGACTTGCAATTGCATTTATTCATTGCTTCAGCAGAGACAGCGCGACATTGAATTTAGAGAGTCTGCTAATGAACAAAGACAACG ATTGTTGTCGGATATATCAAGACTAGAGGCCAAAGTTGAGAGGCTTGAGGCACAGTTGCAAGCTAAAGATAGAGAGATAGCAACAATTACCAGAACG GAAGCCAAAAATACAGCAGCCTTTAAGGCACAGATTGAGAAGCTACAGCAAGAAAGGGATGAATTTCAAAGGATGGTGATTGGGAATCAG CAAGTGAGAACTCAACAAATTCatgaaatgaagaagaaggaaaaggagTACATAAAGTTGCAG GAGAGACTAAACCAAGTCTtaatggagaagaagaaggaatcaAGATCAGGAATGGAAATAATGAATTTGCTTCAG AAAGAAGGGCGGCAACGTGGAACTTGGAATGGGAAGAAGGCAGATAATGATTTCTACAAGAAGATT GTGGATGCCTATGAGGCaaaaaatcaagaattgaTGGCAGAAAATGCTGATTTAAGAGCATTATTGCGATCAATGCAG GTAGATATGCGTGATTTCTTTAATGCTCCAAATGGTTTGTCAAAGCAATCCTTGCCTGTCAGTGAAAGACAAGAAAATGATCCCTCACAATCTCCATTGGGTGGGAGGACG GATGTCTTTGACCTTCCTTTTCACATGGCTAGGGATCAAATAGAAGAAAGTCTTCGCACTAAGATGGCTTCTATAAAG GAGCGCATGGTTCAATTACAAGATGCACAAAAAGGTGCAGAAGTCACTTCTGAAGCAACAGAGAGGGAGCTTGAGCTTGAAGCTCAACTTGTTGAAGCAAGGAGCATAATCCAGGAGCAG GCATCCATTATGTCCAAACATCTTGCTAAGGCAGAGAGACCAAG GGAATCTATTATTTCATCACCAGCTGAG GTTTTTCTTGTTGAGACTTCATAG